CACGCTGCGCACCTTTATCGTTGTCGTGGTCGCGCTCGGCATGGCCGGACTGGCCAGCTTCGCGGTCTACCGGGCGGTCCAGCGCATTCCCGTGCGCGAAGTAGAAGTGGCCCACGTGCAGGCCGTGGTAGCGTCCACCGGGATTCCGGTTGGCACGCTGCTGACCAAGGAGCAGTTGAAGCTCGTGGGATGGCCATCAAGCAGTCCCGTGCCGGGGGCGTTCACGTCCATCGACGCGGTGGTGGGCCGGGCGGCAGTTGTGACGCTCGCCGAGAACGAGCCAATTACCGAGAGCAAGTTAGCGTCGCGTGGGTCTGGGTCAGGACTCCCGCCGACGATTCCTCCAGGCATGCGGGCCATGTCCGTCAGGGTCAACGAGGTAATCGGGGTCGCCGGGTTCGTGGTGCCGGGCACGCGCGTAGATGTTATAGCGACAGTAGACGTTAACAGGGACATCGTGACGCGCACGGTGGTCAGCAACCTCCTCGTGCTCGCCGCCGGGACCAGGTACGACCAGGATGCGCCTAAGAAGGATGGCAAGCCCATCCCGACGACGGTGGTGACTCTCGCCGTCACGCCGCCCGACGCTGAACGGGTCTCTCTGGCGGCGACGGAGGGCAAAGTGATGCTGGCGCTGCGCAATCCTCTGGATACCCAACCGACGGAAACAGCCGGCATTCGCCTGGTGAACCTGACCGGTGCTCCAGCGGGGCCGCCCATCGAGCAGAAGGTCAGGGGCATCAAGAGAGTGGTCGCTGCGCTACCGCCCGCACCGCCTCCACCTCCGCCGCGGCCCTACACCGTGGAGACCATTCGCGGAGCCAAACGCACGACGGAAGAGGTGAAGAAGTGACCGTCCGCATTCTTCTCACGACCCTGCTTCTGGTCACCGGCGTTGTCCAGGCGCAAACGCCGACCGTGTCGCCAACACAGGTACCGACGGCACCTTCCGCGCCAGCGCCGGTCGCTCCCGCCGCCGGCTTCGAGCGCATCCTCCTGACCGCCGGACGCTCGACGGTGCTCTCAACGGCTTTTGACATCACGCGTATCGCCGTGACCAACCCGGCCGTGGCGGACGCGGTGGTCGTCCAGCCCCGCGAGATCCTGATCGACGGCAAGGCCGCAGGAACAGTGAGTCTCATCATCTGGGGTGCGGCACGGCGCGTCCAGTTCGACGTGGTGGTTGAGCAGGGTGTGAGTACGCTCCAGCAGAAGCTGCAGGCGCTCTTTCCCGGCGAAGACATCAACGCGACGGTGAATGACGAAGCGTTGATCCTCTCGGGCCACGTCTCGAGCACAACCGTGATGCTCAAGGCCGGTGAGATCGCCCAGGCCAGCGCGGCGAAGACGAAAGTGATCAACATGCTGCAGTTGCCGGGCCCTCCCGGCAGCCAGCAGGTGATGTTGCAGGTGCGCTTTGCCGAAGTGAACCGGAGGGCGACCGAAGAACTCGGCGTGAACCTCTTCATGGGGCCGAACGGTCAGAACGACTACGTCGCGCGGACGACGACGCAGCAGTTCAGCGCACCGGGCTTCGACCAGGAGACGACGACCTTCAGCGACTTCCTGAACCTGTTCGTCCTCAACCGGAAGTACAACGTTGGAGCCGTGATCCGGGCGCTTCAGGGGAAGGGCTTCTTTCAGAGCCTTGCCGAGCCGAACCTGATCGCCTACAACGGGCAGGAGGCGAGTTTCTTGGCCGGCGGGGAATTCCCCGTTCCGGTCGTGCAGGGTCTCACCAATTCGGTCACCATTCAGTGGAAAGAATTTGGCGTGCGGTTGACGTTCACGCCGACGATCGCTGGCGATATTATCCGTCTCAAAGTCACGCCTGAGGTCAGCAGCCTTGACTTCAACAACGGCATCACGCTGCAGGGCTACCGCATTCCCGCGCTCATCACGCGGCGCGCGCAGACCGACGTCGAGCTGCGCGACGGACAGTCGTTTGCGATAGCTGGCCTGCTGCACAATACCGCGCAGGAAGACGGGTCGGCGGTTCCGATCCTGGGCAGCATCCCCATCATTGGCGCGTTGTTCAAGAGTAGGGCCGATCGGAAAGAACAGACGGAGTTGATGGTGTTGATCACTCCGCGCCTCGTCCGGCCGCTTGATCCCGACGAAGTCCCAGCGGTTCCAACCTCGCCGAAGGTGTTCATCAAGGATCCTGTTGACTCGGGCAAGCCAGGGGTTGCCGATGCGCCGCCGGTCCAGGCCGCCACGAAAGTGATACCGAAGAAGAAGGGACCGGGGGCCTGATCTGGAGCTTGGTATGAGGTGTACTGTCGCATCACTCGCATCGGTACGAAGCGGGCAGCGCGGAGCGGTCCTGATCCAGGTGGCAGTTGCCATGTTGGGATTGACCGCCTTCAGCGTCCTGGTCCTCGACTACGGCGTGATGTGGGCGGCCCGAAGCCAGGCACAGAACGCAGCAGATGCTGGCGCGCTCGCCGCGGCCGTATCCCTTGCCTACTATGACGCCGAGGACATTCCACGCGCGCAGGCAGCCGCCGTTGCCGCAGGGCGAGCGAACCTTGTCTGGGGTCAGGCGCCAGACATCAATCCCGCCGTCGATGTGATCATCCCTTACGCATGTCCTCCAGGCGCGCCCGGCCCTCCCGACACGTGCGTTCGGGTAAACGTTTATCGGAACGCGTCGAAAGATCCGTTGCCCGTGTTCTTCGCCCCGCTGCTGGGTATTTCGAGCCAGGGCGTCCAGGCAATGGCCGTGGCTCAAGTCCTCATGACAAACGCGAGCGACTGCGTCAAGCCGTTCGCGATTCCCGATAAGTGGACTGAGCGCCGCGCAGCAAACGGGGCGGTGAGAGAGATTGATTGGGACACGACGCAGACGTTCGATCGGTACGTGGAAAAGGGGCCCAACATGGGCCAATTGCTTTCGGCCGACCAGAGCACGCTCGACGAATACGTACCTCCGGTTGGTGACAACCCCGGTTCCGGGTTTACGCTCCCAGAAAGCTACGGCCTGAAAGTAGTCTTGAAGTTTGGGAATCCCCATCAGACGTACAGCCCCGGTTGGTACTTTCCCGTCGATCTTCCGAGAACAGGCGGTGGCCCGCTTACCGGAGGGGATAGGTTCCGAGAGAATATTGCGACTTGCAA
This window of the Acidobacteriota bacterium genome carries:
- the cpaB gene encoding Flp pilus assembly protein CpaB; this encodes MNRTLRTFIVVVVALGMAGLASFAVYRAVQRIPVREVEVAHVQAVVASTGIPVGTLLTKEQLKLVGWPSSSPVPGAFTSIDAVVGRAAVVTLAENEPITESKLASRGSGSGLPPTIPPGMRAMSVRVNEVIGVAGFVVPGTRVDVIATVDVNRDIVTRTVVSNLLVLAAGTRYDQDAPKKDGKPIPTTVVTLAVTPPDAERVSLAATEGKVMLALRNPLDTQPTETAGIRLVNLTGAPAGPPIEQKVRGIKRVVAALPPAPPPPPPRPYTVETIRGAKRTTEEVKK
- a CDS encoding type II and III secretion system protein family protein, producing the protein MTVRILLTTLLLVTGVVQAQTPTVSPTQVPTAPSAPAPVAPAAGFERILLTAGRSTVLSTAFDITRIAVTNPAVADAVVVQPREILIDGKAAGTVSLIIWGAARRVQFDVVVEQGVSTLQQKLQALFPGEDINATVNDEALILSGHVSSTTVMLKAGEIAQASAAKTKVINMLQLPGPPGSQQVMLQVRFAEVNRRATEELGVNLFMGPNGQNDYVARTTTQQFSAPGFDQETTTFSDFLNLFVLNRKYNVGAVIRALQGKGFFQSLAEPNLIAYNGQEASFLAGGEFPVPVVQGLTNSVTIQWKEFGVRLTFTPTIAGDIIRLKVTPEVSSLDFNNGITLQGYRIPALITRRAQTDVELRDGQSFAIAGLLHNTAQEDGSAVPILGSIPIIGALFKSRADRKEQTELMVLITPRLVRPLDPDEVPAVPTSPKVFIKDPVDSGKPGVADAPPVQAATKVIPKKKGPGA
- a CDS encoding pilus assembly protein TadG-related protein, giving the protein MRCTVASLASVRSGQRGAVLIQVAVAMLGLTAFSVLVLDYGVMWAARSQAQNAADAGALAAAVSLAYYDAEDIPRAQAAAVAAGRANLVWGQAPDINPAVDVIIPYACPPGAPGPPDTCVRVNVYRNASKDPLPVFFAPLLGISSQGVQAMAVAQVLMTNASDCVKPFAIPDKWTERRAANGAVREIDWDTTQTFDRYVEKGPNMGQLLSADQSTLDEYVPPVGDNPGSGFTLPESYGLKVVLKFGNPHQTYSPGWYFPVDLPRTGGGPLTGGDRFRENIATCNGVPIAPGDPIQNEPGGMTGPTKMGIEELVAPDPSHWDETAGDDHKGAPVCDGSPGCFTRRIVAIPVFDIDAFSRADRTDQQGRFTFTIVKLLGFFINNISSSGDVTGYFMAYPGVFKEGSPDPQPSSFLRTVALVR